Genomic window (Pseudovibrio brasiliensis):
GATGGAACCAACACACTGGCATGTACAAAGGGTGCGGACGAATGTTCCCACGAGATCGTCAAGATCTACCCTCTGCCACACATGCCTGTTGTGAAGGATCTTGTACCGGACCTGACACGCTTCTACGCGCAGCACCGCTCTATCGAGCCATGGCTGAAAACCACCACACCTGAGCCTGAAAAAGAATGGCTGCAGTCCTACGAAGATCGCCAGAAACTGGATGGTCTTTACGAGTGCATTCTATGTGCTTGCTGCTCCACATCTTGCCCAAGCTACTGGTGGAATGGCGACCGTTACCTCGGTCCTGCTATCCTGCTGCAGGCATACCGCTGGCTGATTGACAGCCGTGATGAGGCAACCGGTGAGCGTCTGGACAATCTGGAAGACCCATTCCGTCTGTACCGCTGCCACACCATCATGAACTGTTCTCAGGCATGCCCTAAGGGTCTGAACCCTGCAAAGGCAATTGCTGAGATCAAGAAGATGATGGTTGAACGCCGCGTCTAATCAGCGTTCAAGCGACCTATCAGAACATAAAAAGCCGCCTCACTGAAATGAGGCGGCTTTTTTCATTTGAGGCTCTGATAGCCTAGAACTTATAGGAAACACCGAGTCGGATTGCATCGCTATCGATGTCTTCCTTGAAGCGTGTCCCGCCTACGGTGAAACTTCGACCTGGGAACACGATGCGTTCATAGTCGAGGCGCACGATAATTCGCTCAGTGACAAACATCTCAAGACCGGCACCACCAACCCAGCCCAGCATCGTGTTGCTGTCTGTGCCTGGGCCAAAGTTAGGATTGGATACGCGGAACGTAGAAACCGCGGCACCACCAGTCACATAGGCCATGAACCAATCATAAGTTAGGCCAGCCCGGATCTTGGCAGCTGCGAAGTAATCGGAGCGCAGGGACATCTCACCACGTGAACGCTCACCAAAGGCCCAATAGGCCCCTTCACCTTCTACGCCGATCAAAATGTTTTGATAGGTGTAGTTGTAACCGCCGTACAGACCGACAGTGCCGCCGTTGTACTGAGAGCCACTGTTGTTGAAGCGGTTCGTGCCATGCAGACGCGCCCAGCCGCCCTGAACACCGAGATAAAAGCCATCCCAGTCATACTCAGGCGGGGTGATCAGCCCGTCGACAACTTCTTCCTCGTAAACTTCATAGGGTTCTTCCACCTCAACGCCGGGTGGATATTCAACAGCATAGGAATGGCTGCTGAAGCCGAGCAATCCCAATACCGCAAACGCAAATACTCTTAAGCGACTCATTGGTTCCCCCAAAATACGCAAGAGGATGACACGGCTAAAAAAATCAGACGTGATAGGTAACTTGATACAAATAAGTCTAGAACTGCGATCTTTATAAATGCTTGATTTTAAAAAGGAAAATTTGCGTTAAAGCTAGTTCGAAATGACAAGTACGCATGTGCCGATTTATCAGTTTCAAGGGGGCAAAATCTGCAATCCCTACGAAACAGTCAACGCCCTTGAATGCGGTTTACGAAAAATCAGCGACTCTTTAGCGCCGTTCAACGCCCTTCAGCACAAGCTTGATCACGCCAATGCACTCTTTGCGCTGAATGTCATAGGGTTCCTGACTGTGTAACTGAGGGAACCGGAACTTCATTGTGGCCGCATGGATGTTCCGCGCAACCTGACTAACCTCACGCAGGTCAAACTCTTCAGCAAGGTTGCCGGAATGGAGGATCGTATGCATTGGCTGACGCACAAGCCGGAACAGCTCCTCAAAGTCTTCCGGTCGTTTGCGTTCAAGCACTTGCAGGCAGTCAGCCAGTCCCTGATTAAGTTCCAGCAACCGGTATGTCTCCTCAAACTCCATCAAAAGGAATTTGCTCAGACGGGCAGACGCGCTGGCATTGGGATCTGTCGCAGTTTCAAGACGTGCAACAAGCTTCACCACCTCCGCAGCAACCACTGCGCAGGCAAGGTCAATCTTGCTGGGGTAGAAGTTGTAGATGTGCGCCATCGAAATGCCTGAGGCATCAGCAATTTCGCTCACCGAGGTCTTCTTGTAGCCTTGGGAGAGGAATGCATCACGGGCAGCGCTGAGAAGATCAGCAGCACGGCCCTTTGCAGTCAGGATTTCTGCGATGGACATTTTGATTTCCGAAATGAAAAAACGAGAGTTCCTTCAGTAATCATAGCTGAGTAGAGATTGCAATGACGCATGCGTCACATTAACAGGCAAATTATGTAAAAACACGAATGATATTAATACGCTAAGCATGATTTCTTTGATTTTTGTCATTGTTGATTTTTGGTGAGTTAATAGTATTAGGAATATCTAATATAAAGGAGTCGAAGCATGGCTGTAGAGAACTGGCAAGAATTTTTGAAACAAACCGACGGTCGCCTCGCTGAACTTCGCCCAGGCATCCCTGGCGTAATGAAGGGATTTGGCGAAATCGCGAAAAGCGCGATCGGAACCGGTGCTCTTGAGCCAAAGCAGAAAGAACTCATCGCAATCTCAATTGGTGTGGCTGCGCGCTGTGATGCATGTCTCGGCTACCACGCAAAAGCTTGCATCAAATATGGCGTAACCCGCGAAGAGCTTAT
Coding sequences:
- a CDS encoding carboxymuconolactone decarboxylase family protein, whose protein sequence is MAVENWQEFLKQTDGRLAELRPGIPGVMKGFGEIAKSAIGTGALEPKQKELIAISIGVAARCDACLGYHAKACIKYGVTREELMEALGVAVYMGGGPSLMYAAEALSAFDALLEEAK
- a CDS encoding succinate dehydrogenase iron-sulfur subunit is translated as MAEFQLPKNSRMGEGKVWPKPEGATNTREYRIYRWSPDDGRNPRIDTYYVDADECGPMVLDALIYIKDKVDPTLTFRRSCREGICGSCAMNIDGTNTLACTKGADECSHEIVKIYPLPHMPVVKDLVPDLTRFYAQHRSIEPWLKTTTPEPEKEWLQSYEDRQKLDGLYECILCACCSTSCPSYWWNGDRYLGPAILLQAYRWLIDSRDEATGERLDNLEDPFRLYRCHTIMNCSQACPKGLNPAKAIAEIKKMMVERRV
- a CDS encoding TetR/AcrR family transcriptional regulator — translated: MSIAEILTAKGRAADLLSAARDAFLSQGYKKTSVSEIADASGISMAHIYNFYPSKIDLACAVVAAEVVKLVARLETATDPNASASARLSKFLLMEFEETYRLLELNQGLADCLQVLERKRPEDFEELFRLVRQPMHTILHSGNLAEEFDLREVSQVARNIHAATMKFRFPQLHSQEPYDIQRKECIGVIKLVLKGVERR
- a CDS encoding outer membrane protein, whose amino-acid sequence is MSRLRVFAFAVLGLLGFSSHSYAVEYPPGVEVEEPYEVYEEEVVDGLITPPEYDWDGFYLGVQGGWARLHGTNRFNNSGSQYNGGTVGLYGGYNYTYQNILIGVEGEGAYWAFGERSRGEMSLRSDYFAAAKIRAGLTYDWFMAYVTGGAAVSTFRVSNPNFGPGTDSNTMLGWVGGAGLEMFVTERIIVRLDYERIVFPGRSFTVGGTRFKEDIDSDAIRLGVSYKF